From Rhododendron vialii isolate Sample 1 chromosome 7a, ASM3025357v1:
AGAAAGGGCTTAGTGTCATTTGATGGTATATTTTGTAGGATCCAAACCGTTGCAGTTTCTTCGAATGGGTTGATGATCCCATATGCAAGCGTTGCAAGGCTGTTATTCTGGAACAAAAGGAAACAATAGGCAAGTTATATGACCAGATTAAGTATATACGAGAGAAAGCCAACTTCTTTGAGGACAAAGCCAAGGAGTACGAGAAGAAGGCTCAAGAGTATGAGGAT
This genomic window contains:
- the LOC131332846 gene encoding uncharacterized protein At4g04775-like, giving the protein MSSSSVSSGCSLTRKCLCGDEVVLKPSGTNLNPGRRFLGCPKYPDPNRCSFFEWVDDPICKRCKAVILEQKETIGKLYDQIKYIREKANFFEDKAKEYEKKAQEYEDKAKEFDNMT